Proteins from a single region of Parambassis ranga chromosome 16, fParRan2.1, whole genome shotgun sequence:
- the eva1ba gene encoding eva-1 homolog Ba, whose protein sequence is MDVKKKEMDLLSNSIAAYAHIKANPESFGLYFVLGVCFGLVLTLCLLVIRISCKPRTNIAPSTPEKKQLKDISEEEEESDDDDDEEGDVDVEAPVPLPSTEIPLCNHTSQPDGTLSVNVFTSAEELERAQRLEERERIIREIWRNGQPDILGTGTGTIGRVHYY, encoded by the exons ATGGATGTAAAGAAGAAAGAGATGGACCTCCTCAGCAACTCTATAGCTGCCTATGCACATATCAAAG CAAATCCAGAGAGTTTTGGCCTTTACTTTGTGCTGGGAGTGTGCTTCGGCCTGGTGCTGACGCTCTGCCTCCTGGTGATCCGCATCTCCTGTAAGCCACGGACCAACATCGCCCCCTCCACACCTGAGAAGAAACAATTAAAGGAcatcagtgaggaggaagaggagagcgaTGACGATGACGACGAAGAGGGGGATGTCGACGTAGAGGCGCCTGTTCCTTTACCCAGCACAGAAATCCCTCTCTGTAACCATACCAGCCAACCAGACGGGACACTGAGTGTGAACGTGTTCACTTCAGCTGAAGAGCTAGAACGTGCACAGCGACTGGAGGAGAGGGAACGCATCATCCGTGAGATCTGGAGGAACGGCCAGCCTGATATCTTGGGGACGGGAACAGGGACTATTGGAAGAGTGCATTACTACTAG
- the sh3d21 gene encoding SH3 domain-containing protein 21 isoform X2, producing the protein MKHTMEVLVLIDFEGTMADEITVRQGDVVKNVTKASEEGWLQGELGGKRGIFPANFVKEVPFYLTGDSKREPRSIRKTKKVKPARKCEVQFAYSPMNTDELELVAGETIEIIKEIEDGWWMGVKNGKVGAFPSNFVKEIFVPLKDGKYNEGKMRPKLADAVFTKETPRRASVRHQMKNSAECCQALFDYKAKAEDELELKKGEVIVILNKETEDEGWWEGELNGRCGFFPDNFVMVIPPVDGLQSGTTNQPPIRTVSKKLPAKPETPAMEKTGPAKPKEDKPEPKDLRSLPPGKLKLPSINKSGPPPVKDKPNKVLPKTNGDAAATVPSKQPEEKGSDQFDGLDVPTEKLSHPTANRAKPPQRRPPSGLATGAAAAAAPQSATDQTEPEPPLKKVQTDKLPILPKGTESLLPSPAKPEHPPKTPPPLRPTPPKVFADSKPKTHKEEPTMESLQAEIKELRMALELLQTRHEQDMQDVKEELKEERNKRLSLQEEVHSLRMKH; encoded by the exons ATGAAACATACCATGG AGGTGCTGGTGCTGATCGACTTTGAGGGCACCATGGCTGACGAGATCACAGTGAGACAGGGGGATGTGGTCAAAAACGTCACCAAGGCCAGTGAGGAGGGATGGCTGCAAGGGGAGCTGGGAGGAAAAAGAGGCATCTTCCCCGCCAACTTTGTCAAG GAGGTGCCATTCTATTTGACGGGTGACAGCAAAAGGGAGCCACGCAGCATTAGAAAAA CAAAAAAGGTGAAACCGGCCAGGAAATGTGAggtgcagttcgcctacagccCTATGAACACAGACGAACTAGAGCTGGTGGCTGGCGAGACTATAGAGATCATCAAAGAG ATTGAAGACGGATGGTGGATGGGTGTGAAAAATGGCAAAGTGGGAGCATTCCCATCCAACTTTGTCAAGGAAATTTTTGTTCCCCTCAAAG atggGAAGTACAATGAGGGTAAAATGAGACCCAAACTCGCTGATGCTGTGTTCACCAAGGAG ACGCCTCGGAGAGCGAGCGTGAGACACCAAATGAAAAACT CTGCAGAATGTTGTCAAGCCCTGTTTGACTATAAGGCCAAAGCAGAGGATGAGCTGGAGCTGAAAAAGGGAGAAGTTATTGTCATACTGAACAAG GAAACAGAAGATGAAGGCTGGTGGGAGGGGGAGCTAAATGGGCGCTGCGGCTTCTTTCCTGATAACTTTGTCATGGTGATACCACCAGTGGACGGTCTGCAA tCTGGAACCACAAACCAACCGCCTATACGCACTGTCAGTAAGAAACTCCCAG caaAGCCCGAGACACCAGCAATGGAGAAAACTGGTCCAGCAAAGCCGAAAG AAGATAAACCAGAGCCTAAGGACCTGAGAAGCCTTCCACCAGGCAAACTGAAGCTACCGTCCATCAATAAGTCTGGTCCACCTCCAGTCAAAGACAAACCCAACAAGGTTTTACCAAA aACCAATGGTGATGCTGCAGCTACAGTTCCATCAAAACAACCTGAGGAGAAGGGGTCTGACCAGTTTGACGGACTAGACGTGCCGACTGAAAAGCTGAGTCACCCCACAGCAAACAGAGCCAAACCTCCACAGAGGAGACCACCATCAGGCCTGgccacaggagcagcagcagctgctgcaccacAA AGTGCCACAGACCAGACAGAACCAGAACCACCACTAAAAAAGGTCCAAACGGACAAACTGCCCATCTTGCCAAAG GGCACAGAAAGTCTCTTGCCATCACCTGCAAAGCCTGAGCATCCACCCAAGACGCCACCTCCACTTCGACCAACACCGCCCAAAGTATTTGCGGACAGCAAACCTAAGACCCACAAAGAAGAGCCAACTATGGAAAGCCTGCAGGCTGAGATCAAAGAGCTGAGGATGGCTCTGGAGCTGCTTCAGACGCGACATGA ACAAGACATGCAAGATGTGAAAGAAGAACTGAAGGAGGAAAGAAACAAACGACTGtcgctgcag GAGGAAGTGCACAGTCTACGGATGAAGCATTAA
- the sh3d21 gene encoding SH3 domain-containing protein 21 isoform X1 — protein MKHTMEVLVLIDFEGTMADEITVRQGDVVKNVTKASEEGWLQGELGGKRGIFPANFVKEVPFYLTGDSKREPRSIRKTKKVKPARKCEVQFAYSPMNTDELELVAGETIEIIKEIEDGWWMGVKNGKVGAFPSNFVKEIFVPLKDGKYNEGKMRPKLADAVFTKETPRRASVRHQMKNSAECCQALFDYKAKAEDELELKKGEVIVILNKETEDEGWWEGELNGRCGFFPDNFVMVIPPVDGLQSGTTNQPPIRTVSKKLPAKPETPAMEKTGPAKPKEDKPEPKDLRSLPPGKLKLPSINKSGPPPVKDKPNKVLPNRTNGDAAATVPSKQPEEKGSDQFDGLDVPTEKLSHPTANRAKPPQRRPPSGLATGAAAAAAPQSATDQTEPEPPLKKVQTDKLPILPKGTESLLPSPAKPEHPPKTPPPLRPTPPKVFADSKPKTHKEEPTMESLQAEIKELRMALELLQTRHEQDMQDVKEELKEERNKRLSLQEEVHSLRMKH, from the exons ATGAAACATACCATGG AGGTGCTGGTGCTGATCGACTTTGAGGGCACCATGGCTGACGAGATCACAGTGAGACAGGGGGATGTGGTCAAAAACGTCACCAAGGCCAGTGAGGAGGGATGGCTGCAAGGGGAGCTGGGAGGAAAAAGAGGCATCTTCCCCGCCAACTTTGTCAAG GAGGTGCCATTCTATTTGACGGGTGACAGCAAAAGGGAGCCACGCAGCATTAGAAAAA CAAAAAAGGTGAAACCGGCCAGGAAATGTGAggtgcagttcgcctacagccCTATGAACACAGACGAACTAGAGCTGGTGGCTGGCGAGACTATAGAGATCATCAAAGAG ATTGAAGACGGATGGTGGATGGGTGTGAAAAATGGCAAAGTGGGAGCATTCCCATCCAACTTTGTCAAGGAAATTTTTGTTCCCCTCAAAG atggGAAGTACAATGAGGGTAAAATGAGACCCAAACTCGCTGATGCTGTGTTCACCAAGGAG ACGCCTCGGAGAGCGAGCGTGAGACACCAAATGAAAAACT CTGCAGAATGTTGTCAAGCCCTGTTTGACTATAAGGCCAAAGCAGAGGATGAGCTGGAGCTGAAAAAGGGAGAAGTTATTGTCATACTGAACAAG GAAACAGAAGATGAAGGCTGGTGGGAGGGGGAGCTAAATGGGCGCTGCGGCTTCTTTCCTGATAACTTTGTCATGGTGATACCACCAGTGGACGGTCTGCAA tCTGGAACCACAAACCAACCGCCTATACGCACTGTCAGTAAGAAACTCCCAG caaAGCCCGAGACACCAGCAATGGAGAAAACTGGTCCAGCAAAGCCGAAAG AAGATAAACCAGAGCCTAAGGACCTGAGAAGCCTTCCACCAGGCAAACTGAAGCTACCGTCCATCAATAAGTCTGGTCCACCTCCAGTCAAAGACAAACCCAACAAGGTTTTACCAAA cagaACCAATGGTGATGCTGCAGCTACAGTTCCATCAAAACAACCTGAGGAGAAGGGGTCTGACCAGTTTGACGGACTAGACGTGCCGACTGAAAAGCTGAGTCACCCCACAGCAAACAGAGCCAAACCTCCACAGAGGAGACCACCATCAGGCCTGgccacaggagcagcagcagctgctgcaccacAA AGTGCCACAGACCAGACAGAACCAGAACCACCACTAAAAAAGGTCCAAACGGACAAACTGCCCATCTTGCCAAAG GGCACAGAAAGTCTCTTGCCATCACCTGCAAAGCCTGAGCATCCACCCAAGACGCCACCTCCACTTCGACCAACACCGCCCAAAGTATTTGCGGACAGCAAACCTAAGACCCACAAAGAAGAGCCAACTATGGAAAGCCTGCAGGCTGAGATCAAAGAGCTGAGGATGGCTCTGGAGCTGCTTCAGACGCGACATGA ACAAGACATGCAAGATGTGAAAGAAGAACTGAAGGAGGAAAGAAACAAACGACTGtcgctgcag GAGGAAGTGCACAGTCTACGGATGAAGCATTAA